A window of Juglans regia cultivar Chandler chromosome 7, Walnut 2.0, whole genome shotgun sequence contains these coding sequences:
- the LOC108982337 gene encoding crocetin glucosyltransferase, chloroplastic-like, giving the protein MALDCMSHNFTDLAYLSTRLQYCQTQTPHPQAPPCTTTTTMEKNRHVLLVTFPAQGHINPGLQFAKRLIRLGAHVTLATSVSAYRRMTKTPTPQGLSFATFSDGYDDMFKPGTDDAEHSMSAINCSASKTLTDLIVSSANEGRPFQYLVYTPLLAWAGNVARELHLPSALLWTQPATVLDIYYYYFNGYGDDIRKNGTDPSYSFQFPGLPLLYGRDLPSFLLDSNTYNFILPSCQEQFEALEKESNPRVLVNNFDALEPEALRLIEKLNLTAVGPLIPSAFLDGKDPSDKAFGGDLFQGSKDYYIEWLNSKPNSSVIYVSFGSISVLAKQQMEEMARGLLDCGRPFLWVIRAKENGEEEKEEERLSCREELEQKGMIVPWCSQVEVLSHPSLACFLTHCGWNSSLESLVSGVPVVAFPQWADQGTNAKLIEDVWKTGLRVTANKDGIVEGDEIKRCLELVAGGGDRGEEMRRNAKKWKELAREAAKEGGSSYKNLKAFVEEIGGCFC; this is encoded by the coding sequence ATGGCTTTAGATTGCATGTCCCACAACTTCACAGACCTGGCCTATCTATCCACCAGACTGCAGTACTGTCAAACACAAACACCTCACCCTCAAGCTCCAccttgcaccaccaccaccaccatggAGAAGAACCGCCACGTACTCCTCGTAACATTCCCTGCGCAGGGCCATATCAACCCTGGCCTCCAGTTTGCTAAGCGCCTCATTCGCTTGGGGGCGCATGTCACCCTCGCCACCAGCGTCTCCGCCTACCGTCGCATGACCAAAACCCCTACTCCTCAAGGTTTGTCCTTCGCTACCTTCTCCGATGGCTACGACGACATGTTTAAGCCTGGAACTGATGATGCAGAGCACTCCATGTCCGCGATCAACTGCAGTGCCTCCAAAACTCTCACCGACCTCATCGTGTCCAGCGCAAACGAGGGCCGCCCCTTTCAGTACTTAGTGTACACTCCTCTCCTGGCTTGGGCGGGGAACGTGGCCCGCGAACTTCACCTCCCGTCAGCACTTCTCTGGACTCAACCTGCCACGGTTTTAGACATATACTACTACTACTTCAATGGCTATGGAGACGACATCAGGAAAAACGGCACTGATCCCTCGTACTCGTTTCAATTTCCGGGACTGCCGTTGCTCTATGGTCGTGACCTTCCCTCCTTTTTGCTTGATTCAAATACGTATAATTTTATACTCCCATCATGTCAAGAGCAATTCGAAGCACTCGAAAAAGAAAGCAACCCGAGAGTGCTTGTCAATAACTTTGATGCATTAGAGCCCGAAGCCTTGAGACTGATCGAAAAACTTAATCTTACTGCGGTTGGACCGCTGATTCCATCGGCCTTTTTGGACGGAAAGGATCCATCCGATAAAGCTTTTGGCGGAGATCTTTTCCAAGGCTCCAAGGATTACTACATCGAATGGCTGAACTCCAAGCCTAACTCATCTGTCATTTACGTCTCGTTCGGGAGCATATCGGTGCTAGCAAAGCAGCAGATGGAGGAAATGGCACGCGGATTGTTGGATTGCGGTCGTCCCTTCTTGTGGGTCATAAGAGCCaaggaaaatggagaagaagagaaagaagaagagagattgagttGCAGAGAGGAATTGGAGCAAAAGGGAATGATAGTGCCATGGTGTTCTCAAGTGGAGGTTCTGTCACATCCTTCATTGGCATGCTTTTTGACACATTGTGGATGGAATTCGAGTTTGGAGAGTTTGGTCTCTGGGGTGCCAGTGGTTGCTTTCCCACAGTGGGCGGATCAAGGAACAAACGCAAAACTGATTGAAGATGTGTGGAAAACAGGCTTGAGGGTGACAGCAAACAAGGATGGCATTGTAGAAGGTGATGAGATCAAGAGGTGCTTGGAATTGGTAGCTGGAGGTGGGGATCGAGGGGAAGAAATGAGAAGGAATGCTAAGAAATGGAAGGAGTTGGCTAGGGAAGCTGCCAAGGAAGGTGGGTCTTCATACAAAAATCTTAAAGCTTTTGTGGAGGAGATTGGAGgatgtttttgttaa